From Vallitalea longa, one genomic window encodes:
- a CDS encoding ROK family protein — MYFNKYVESLTEDNKKVFNIILRFGPLTKKKIIEYTNMKLTTLNRSMQTLIGYRFVVEIGEQESTGGRKPTLFDVNPFEYYFVGIDISRTYSKVIITNLKREILFNEQFQMKKDMTPERTVRSIKDVFNKGLNHLGIVKEKIVGGGLGTIGPLDVDKGIIFKPNNFYAKGWANVPIKEMLENILDIQVIIDNGANTAVYAEYLSGTLFEYSNIVYVNCGIGIRMGVITNGKIIHTINNSNDAFGHMVVNYDGDSCYCGKTGCVECYASILSIVKKYVSLVKLGRDTTINKSTNSITFNDIIKAAEAGEYLANEVFEFAAKILAIGLSNYITIVNPSKVILSGPTINLSDVFYNYLLKYINKYISNKQNNILLNKGGDYRNNAIALGAALLFINKNFE; from the coding sequence ATGTATTTTAATAAATATGTTGAAAGTCTTACAGAGGACAATAAAAAGGTTTTCAATATTATATTGCGTTTTGGACCTTTAACTAAAAAAAAGATTATAGAGTATACCAATATGAAACTTACTACGCTCAATAGATCAATGCAGACCTTGATTGGATATAGATTCGTTGTTGAAATAGGTGAGCAGGAATCAACAGGAGGAAGAAAACCAACATTGTTTGATGTTAATCCTTTTGAATATTATTTCGTAGGTATAGATATTTCAAGGACTTATTCTAAAGTAATTATCACTAATCTAAAAAGAGAAATTTTATTTAATGAACAATTTCAGATGAAAAAAGATATGACACCTGAAAGAACTGTGAGAAGTATAAAAGACGTTTTCAATAAAGGTTTGAATCATCTAGGTATCGTTAAAGAAAAAATAGTAGGTGGCGGTTTAGGTACTATAGGTCCATTAGATGTTGACAAAGGAATAATTTTTAAGCCAAATAATTTCTATGCAAAAGGTTGGGCGAATGTCCCTATCAAGGAAATGCTTGAAAATATATTAGATATTCAAGTTATCATTGATAATGGTGCTAATACAGCTGTCTATGCTGAATATCTGTCTGGAACATTGTTCGAATATTCTAATATCGTATATGTTAACTGTGGAATAGGAATAAGAATGGGTGTAATTACTAATGGTAAAATAATACATACTATTAATAATTCTAATGATGCATTTGGACATATGGTTGTAAATTATGATGGTGATTCATGTTATTGTGGAAAAACAGGATGTGTTGAATGTTATGCATCTATTCTTTCGATTGTTAAGAAATATGTTAGTCTAGTAAAATTGGGTAGAGATACTACTATAAATAAAAGTACTAACAGTATCACATTTAATGATATTATTAAAGCCGCAGAAGCTGGAGAATATTTGGCTAATGAAGTTTTTGAATTTGCAGCTAAAATACTTGCTATCGGATTATCCAATTATATTACAATTGTAAATCCCAGCAAAGTTATCCTTAGTGGACCTACCATAAATCTATCGGATGTATTTTATAATTATTTACTAAAATATATTAATAAGTATATATCAAACAAACAAAACAATATATTACTAAATAAAGGGGGAGATTATAGAAATAATGCAATTGCTCTAGGGGCAGCTTTATTATTTATAAATAAGAATTTTGAATAA
- the yfcE gene encoding phosphodiesterase: protein MKLMFISDIHGSSYYAKKAIDKFEEEEADYIILLGDILYHGPRNSLPKEYDPKEVIKLVNGLKGKIICVRGNCDAEVDQMVLEFPIMSDYNTVFYNNKRIFVTHGHLFNEQNMPPLVDGDILIHGHTHLPVAKMIDNKYIFNPGSISLPKENNPNSYGIMENDQFIIKDFQGNIIKSIEIK, encoded by the coding sequence ATGAAATTAATGTTTATATCAGATATACATGGTTCTTCTTATTATGCTAAAAAAGCAATAGACAAGTTTGAAGAGGAAGAAGCGGATTATATTATATTACTTGGTGATATATTGTACCATGGTCCGAGAAATTCTCTGCCAAAAGAATATGATCCAAAAGAAGTAATAAAATTAGTTAATGGGCTAAAGGGAAAAATTATTTGTGTAAGAGGAAATTGTGATGCAGAAGTTGACCAAATGGTATTGGAATTTCCGATTATGAGTGATTATAATACTGTGTTTTATAACAATAAACGAATTTTTGTTACACATGGACATTTGTTCAATGAACAAAATATGCCTCCGTTGGTTGATGGGGATATACTAATACATGGACATACTCATTTACCTGTTGCTAAAATGATAGATAATAAATATATATTCAATCCAGGATCCATTTCTTTACCAAAAGAAAATAATCCCAATAGCTATGGTATTATGGAAAATGATCAATTCATAATAAAAGATTTCCAAGGAAATATTATCAAGTCAATTGAAATTAAATAA
- a CDS encoding PrsW family glutamic-type intramembrane protease has product MDIDLYVVAITPGIALALGIYLTDRYDKEPLHLLIKIFVLGGVSILPVIFVERLLSYFNIFTGFLQVAYVAFIVAGFTEEFFKRVIVMRFAYNHRAFNEKLDGIVYAVFTSLGFATVENVLYVVFRYSNVNTIGLQRAIFSVPAHMLFAITMGYYLSLAKYAEDYNRRRYYLRLSLFIPVLLHGIYDYILMSKSSNLFAIFIPFVIFLWSYNLRKLNRYYRESKKMHTAQEKDLSE; this is encoded by the coding sequence ATGGATATTGATTTATATGTTGTAGCTATTACACCAGGAATTGCGTTAGCTTTAGGGATATATTTAACTGATAGATATGATAAGGAGCCATTACATTTATTAATAAAGATATTTGTCCTTGGTGGTGTAAGTATTTTACCGGTTATTTTTGTTGAAAGATTACTTTCTTATTTTAATATATTTACTGGATTTCTACAAGTTGCGTATGTAGCTTTTATAGTTGCTGGTTTTACAGAAGAATTTTTCAAAAGAGTTATAGTAATGAGATTTGCGTATAATCATAGAGCATTTAATGAAAAGTTAGATGGTATTGTTTATGCTGTATTCACATCCTTAGGGTTTGCTACTGTAGAAAACGTATTGTATGTGGTTTTTCGCTATTCTAATGTCAATACGATTGGTTTGCAAAGAGCTATTTTTTCCGTTCCAGCACACATGCTCTTTGCTATTACAATGGGGTATTACTTATCACTAGCAAAGTATGCGGAAGATTATAATAGAAGAAGGTATTATTTAAGATTATCTCTATTCATTCCAGTATTATTACATGGAATTTATGATTATATTCTTATGTCGAAAAGCAGTAATCTATTTGCTATCTTTATACCTTTTGTTATATTTTTGTGGAGTTATAATCTAAGGAAGCTGAATAGATATTATAGAGAGTCCAAAAAGATGCATACAGCTCAGGAAAAAGATCTAAGCGAGTAA
- a CDS encoding peptidylprolyl isomerase — translation MDNNVLAKVEGIEITKEHLMNIMRSLPQQQMMEVSTVEGRKRLLDELVAAELFYLEASSNKLEDEEEFKKILEEATHSLLQRFAIQKLLEKVTVSEEDMKKYYDDNRKSFVSSEEVKAKHILVKEEEEAKRIRKEIEEGKPFDEAAKEYSTCPSKEKGGDLGFFGKGRMVPEFDKAAFELKIGELSDIVKTQFGYHLIVVEEKKEAAIKTYEQVKEQIRQNLLRNEQTKVYTNKFNELKDQYSVEINEDALK, via the coding sequence ATGGATAATAATGTATTAGCTAAAGTGGAAGGCATAGAAATAACAAAAGAACATTTAATGAATATCATGCGCTCTTTACCTCAACAACAAATGATGGAAGTAAGTACAGTAGAAGGAAGAAAAAGATTATTAGATGAACTTGTAGCTGCTGAATTATTCTATTTAGAAGCTTCATCCAACAAACTAGAAGATGAAGAGGAATTCAAGAAAATATTAGAAGAAGCTACACATAGTCTTTTACAAAGATTTGCAATTCAAAAACTACTAGAGAAAGTTACAGTTAGTGAAGAAGATATGAAGAAATATTATGATGACAATAGAAAATCTTTTGTTTCTTCAGAAGAAGTGAAAGCTAAACATATTCTTGTAAAAGAAGAAGAAGAAGCAAAAAGAATCAGAAAAGAAATAGAAGAAGGTAAACCTTTTGATGAAGCTGCAAAAGAATATTCAACTTGTCCTTCAAAAGAAAAAGGTGGAGATTTAGGATTCTTCGGTAAAGGTAGAATGGTTCCTGAATTCGATAAAGCTGCTTTTGAACTTAAGATAGGTGAATTGAGTGATATAGTAAAAACACAATTCGGATATCATTTGATTGTAGTAGAAGAGAAAAAAGAAGCTGCAATAAAAACTTATGAACAAGTAAAAGAACAAATAAGACAAAATTTATTAAGAAACGAACAAACTAAAGTATATACTAATAAATTCAATGAATTGAAAGATCAATATTCTGTTGAAATTAATGAAGATGCTTTAAAATAA
- a CDS encoding aldose epimerase family protein: MEIKSTSFGITKSGKEVTKYTLYNDNKCSVSILNYGGIVNNIMVPDKNGNIENIVLGFDDITSYEEKSPFFGCLVGRVAGRISNASFKIDDNVYTLHANDNGNTLHGGLNGFNSVIWDTKSIVKKDSISLILNYLSKDGEEGFPGNLDITVTYTFNNNNELEIQYNGNTDKKTLVNMTNHSYFNLSGNGKRDILEQYLQINADKYGLVDTELIPNGIADVKNTAFDFRNMKLVGQDIKNDEEQLKNAGGYDHFYILDDAKDIAATMYDETSGRYMEVVTDQKSVIFYASNTIEEGVKLASDIVTKKHIALCLETQYYPDAINQDCFESKILNPGDTYKAYTKYCFKVK; encoded by the coding sequence ATGGAAATAAAATCTACTAGCTTTGGTATTACAAAATCAGGTAAAGAGGTAACAAAATACACATTATACAATGATAACAAATGTAGTGTAAGCATTCTTAATTATGGTGGTATAGTCAACAATATCATGGTTCCTGACAAGAACGGCAATATAGAAAATATTGTACTTGGATTCGATGATATTACTAGTTATGAAGAAAAGTCCCCTTTTTTCGGATGTCTTGTAGGAAGAGTAGCAGGTAGAATCTCTAATGCATCCTTTAAAATTGATGATAATGTTTATACTCTTCATGCTAATGATAATGGTAACACTCTTCATGGAGGATTGAATGGTTTTAACTCTGTTATTTGGGATACAAAAAGTATCGTAAAAAAGGATTCCATCTCTCTTATCCTCAATTATTTGAGTAAAGACGGTGAAGAAGGTTTCCCTGGTAATCTTGATATTACCGTTACATATACTTTCAATAATAATAATGAACTAGAAATACAGTATAACGGTAATACTGACAAAAAAACTTTAGTAAATATGACTAACCATTCTTATTTCAATTTATCGGGTAATGGAAAAAGAGATATTCTTGAACAATATCTACAAATAAATGCGGATAAATATGGTCTAGTCGATACCGAACTCATACCTAACGGTATTGCAGATGTAAAAAATACTGCATTCGACTTCAGAAACATGAAATTAGTTGGTCAAGATATCAAAAACGATGAAGAACAATTAAAAAATGCTGGTGGATATGACCATTTTTATATTCTTGATGATGCTAAAGATATTGCAGCTACTATGTATGATGAAACAAGTGGACGTTATATGGAAGTCGTAACAGATCAAAAATCAGTAATCTTCTATGCAAGTAATACCATAGAAGAAGGTGTGAAATTAGCTTCTGACATTGTTACCAAAAAACATATAGCCCTTTGTTTAGAAACACAGTACTATCCAGATGCCATTAATCAAGATTGCTTTGAATCAAAAATCTTGAATCCAGGTGACACCTATAAAGCTTATACAAAATATTGTTTCAAAGTAAAATAA
- a CDS encoding PspC domain-containing protein — protein sequence MEKKIYRSRDDQMISGVCSGIAKYFNIDPTIIRILFVIALFSWGTGVLIYIICSIVIPLEPKKIDTYDYNYTAEEEKHTNNNGRMILGLILVVIGIVSILEKIFNWFSFDLVWPIAIIGVGFLILTKNKD from the coding sequence ATGGAGAAAAAAATTTATCGTTCAAGAGATGACCAGATGATTAGTGGTGTTTGTTCTGGAATAGCAAAATATTTTAACATAGACCCGACTATCATTAGGATTCTTTTTGTTATAGCATTATTTTCATGGGGAACAGGCGTATTGATTTACATAATATGTTCTATCGTAATACCACTAGAACCTAAAAAAATTGACACCTATGATTATAATTATACAGCCGAAGAAGAAAAACATACTAATAACAATGGAAGAATGATATTAGGACTAATTTTAGTCGTTATCGGTATTGTTTCTATTTTAGAAAAAATATTCAATTGGTTTAGCTTCGATTTAGTTTGGCCTATTGCCATTATTGGAGTTGGATTCCT
- a CDS encoding YidH family protein, with amino-acid sequence MLNNSQETEVYSFKKDSLILRDLLATDRTFLANERTLLAYIRTALSLIVAGSSFIKFTDNLAIEIIGMILIPFGTIIGILGLIKFIKTNKDLKKIKNASNYNID; translated from the coding sequence ATGCTTAATAACAGTCAAGAGACGGAAGTCTATTCATTTAAAAAAGATTCATTGATACTGAGAGATTTACTTGCTACTGATAGAACCTTTCTAGCTAACGAAAGAACCTTACTGGCTTATATAAGAACTGCTTTAAGTTTGATTGTAGCTGGCTCTTCTTTTATTAAATTTACTGATAATCTAGCTATAGAGATTATTGGAATGATTTTAATACCTTTCGGTACCATCATCGGGATATTAGGATTAATAAAATTCATTAAAACTAACAAGGACCTAAAAAAAATTAAGAATGCGTCAAATTACAATATAGATTAG